A genome region from Pseudorca crassidens isolate mPseCra1 chromosome 20, mPseCra1.hap1, whole genome shotgun sequence includes the following:
- the TFPT gene encoding TCF3 fusion partner isoform X1 has translation MELEQREGTMAAVGFEEFSAPPGSELALPPLFGGHILESELETEVEFVSGGLGGSGLRERDEEEEAARGRRRRQRELNRRKYQALGRRCREIEQVNERVLNRLHQVQRITRRLQQERRFLMRVLDSYGDDYRASQFTIVLEDEGSQGTDAPTPGNAENEPPEKEGLSPPRRTPAPPEPGSPAPGEGPSGRKRRRAPRDGRRVGAALTPELAPVQIKVEEDFGFEADEALDSSWVSRGPDKLLPYPTLASPAFD, from the exons ATGGAACTGGAGCAGAGAGAAGG GACCATGGCAGCTGTGGGCTTTGAAGAGTTCTCAGCGCCGCCAGGCTCAGAGTTGGCGCTGCCTCCTTTGTTCGGTGGTCACATCCTGGAGAGCGAGCTTGAGACAGAAGTGGAGTTTGTGTCTGGGGGTCTGGGTGGCTCCGGGCTCCGGGAGCGAgatgaagaggaagaggcagCCCGGGGCCGGCGGCGGCGCCAGCGGGAACTAAACCGCAGGAAGTACCAGGCGCTAGGTCGACGCTGCCGGGAGATCGAGCAG GTGAACGAGCGGGTCCTGAACAGGCTCCATCAGGTACAGAGGATAACTCGGAGACTCCAGCAGGAGCGGAG GTTCCTCATGAGAGTGCTGGACTCCTACGGTGATGACTACCGCGCCAGCCAGTTCACCATCGTGCTGGAG GACGAGGGCAGCCAGGGCACAGACGCCCCCACCCCAGGCAACGCCGAGAACGAGCCTCCAGAGAAAGAGGGGCTGTCCCCGCCTAGAAGGACGCCTGCACCCCCAGAACCTGGCAGCCCGGCCCCTGGCGAGGGGCCCAGCGGGCGGAAGAGGCGGCGAGCACCCCGGGACGGCCGCCGAGTGGGAGCTGCACTGACTCCAGAACTGGCCCCGGTGCAG ATTAAGGTCGAGGAAGACTTCGGCTTTGAAGCGGACGAGGCCCTAGACTCCAGCTGGGTTTCTCGGGGGCCGGACAAGCTGCTGCCCTACCCCACCCTAGCCAGCCCCGCCTTTGactga
- the TFPT gene encoding TCF3 fusion partner isoform X2, with amino-acid sequence MAAVGFEEFSAPPGSELALPPLFGGHILESELETEVEFVSGGLGGSGLRERDEEEEAARGRRRRQRELNRRKYQALGRRCREIEQVNERVLNRLHQVQRITRRLQQERRFLMRVLDSYGDDYRASQFTIVLEDEGSQGTDAPTPGNAENEPPEKEGLSPPRRTPAPPEPGSPAPGEGPSGRKRRRAPRDGRRVGAALTPELAPVQIKVEEDFGFEADEALDSSWVSRGPDKLLPYPTLASPAFD; translated from the exons ATGGCAGCTGTGGGCTTTGAAGAGTTCTCAGCGCCGCCAGGCTCAGAGTTGGCGCTGCCTCCTTTGTTCGGTGGTCACATCCTGGAGAGCGAGCTTGAGACAGAAGTGGAGTTTGTGTCTGGGGGTCTGGGTGGCTCCGGGCTCCGGGAGCGAgatgaagaggaagaggcagCCCGGGGCCGGCGGCGGCGCCAGCGGGAACTAAACCGCAGGAAGTACCAGGCGCTAGGTCGACGCTGCCGGGAGATCGAGCAG GTGAACGAGCGGGTCCTGAACAGGCTCCATCAGGTACAGAGGATAACTCGGAGACTCCAGCAGGAGCGGAG GTTCCTCATGAGAGTGCTGGACTCCTACGGTGATGACTACCGCGCCAGCCAGTTCACCATCGTGCTGGAG GACGAGGGCAGCCAGGGCACAGACGCCCCCACCCCAGGCAACGCCGAGAACGAGCCTCCAGAGAAAGAGGGGCTGTCCCCGCCTAGAAGGACGCCTGCACCCCCAGAACCTGGCAGCCCGGCCCCTGGCGAGGGGCCCAGCGGGCGGAAGAGGCGGCGAGCACCCCGGGACGGCCGCCGAGTGGGAGCTGCACTGACTCCAGAACTGGCCCCGGTGCAG ATTAAGGTCGAGGAAGACTTCGGCTTTGAAGCGGACGAGGCCCTAGACTCCAGCTGGGTTTCTCGGGGGCCGGACAAGCTGCTGCCCTACCCCACCCTAGCCAGCCCCGCCTTTGactga
- the NDUFA3 gene encoding NADH dehydrogenase [ubiquinone] 1 alpha subcomplex subunit 3 — MSTRGLRLRRPCPGTTSPRVLRALAAAAAAAVAETKMAGRIAAFLRNVWAKEPVLVASLTIGGLAIILPALSPYVKYSIMINEATPYNYPVPLRDDGNMPDVPSHPQDPQGPSLEWLKKL; from the exons ATGAGCACGCGCGGACTCCGACTGCGGAGGCCGTGCCCAGGGACCACAAGTCCCAGAGTGCTCCGCGCCCtcgccgccgcagccgccgccgccgttGCCGAGACCAAGATGGCCGGGA GAATCGCCGCCTTTCTCAGGAATGTCTGGGCCAAGGAGCCGGTGCTAGTGGCATCCCTCACCATCGGGGGTCTCG CTATAATTCTACCTGCCCTCAGCCCCTACGTCAAGTACTCCATCATGATCAATGAGGCCACACCCTACAACTACCCAG TGCCCCTCCGAGACGATGGGAACATGCCTGATGTGCCCAGCCACCCGCAGGACCCCCAGGGCCCAAGCCTGGAGTGGCTGAAGAAACTGTGA